One Candidatus Hydrogenedentota bacterium genomic window, GGCACCGCCGGCTTCGAGCGCACCCGCGTCAGCGGGTACAGGCGCGTGCCCCGCCCGCCGCCCAGCACAATCGCCCCCACCTCGTTCATCAGATCAACGCCCGGCCCGCCAAACATGTCCTTCATGCGCGCGTGTCCCTGTTGCCTGCACCCATGGCCGCCGCCCCCGAGCGGGGGCCCGCCGCCGCACGCATTTTACCCGACCCGGCCCGCCAAACCAAATGCCGCGCCCCGGCCCGCGCACAGAGAACACAAGGCACGGTGGACAGTATGGACGATATGGACGATATGGACGAAATGGACAACGTGGAAAGGCGATCCCACAGCAGACCGCCGTTGTCCATGCCGTCCATACCGTCCATACCGTCCATACACACAGCGGGCCGGACAGGCACCCTGCCTGTCCGGCCCGCAGAAAAACCGTCTTCTCCTGAATCAGGCGCCCGCGCCGCCCATGGGGCCGCCCATGCCCGTGCGCTTGCTGCGCTCGATGGACTGGAGGGCCAGGTAGTTCTCGCCGTACATCTTCAGGTGGTCCATCTCCGTGTCGTACTGGTCGAAATGGCGCTCCTCGTCCATGACGAGGTCCTCGAAGAGCTTCTTGGACGCGGAGTCGGCGTTCGCGCCGCACTCGTTCGCCCAGCGGTTGTAGGCCGCCGCGCTGTCGGTCTCCATCTGGCAGGCCAGCTCCAGCATCTCCTTCACGCCCGAGATCTTGCTGACCGGATGCTCCGCGACCATCTCCACCTCGCCCTTGAGGAAGAGGATGCGCTCGGCGATCCGCTCGATGTGCAGCATCTCCTCGATGGCCGTGCGCTTGAACAGGTTGGCCAGCAGGTCGTAGCCCTGGTCGTCGCAGTGGAAATGGAAGTACATGTACTGGTGGACCGCCGACAGCTCGTCCGCCACCGCCTTGTTCAGCAGGGCCACACTCTGCTCATGACGCGCCATGTCAAGTTCCTCCATGGTTGGGTTGGACTTTGCCCCTAAGATACCACCCGCCCGCGGAGAAAGGCAATTCTCCCGGGACGGCCGGGGCGTTGGCGGGAACGAGATGGCCGCACTCGCTTCGCTCGTTCGCAATGACGTCCGTTTTGCGGTCGTTGCGAGCCCCGGACCGTCGCGGGCGGGAATTCTGCCCATGAAGCATGGATACGGGTGTCCTTTTCCTCTTCACCCCGGAGGGGTGAGGGATGTTAGCCGGTGGTTGAGCGAAGCGATACCACCGGAAACCGATGCCCCCTCTTCCTTTCTGGCACCCCGGCAGGGGTGCGGGACTCCGGGGCCAGCGGGAACCGACGTGTCCTGAACCCCTGCCGGGGTTCTTGAAAAAATGGGAGAGGGCCTGCTGTCCGGTGGTATCGCTTCGCTCAACCACCGGCTAATGTCCTGCATCCCTCCGGGATGCCCAAGACTTTCGCTTTTGGCCATTTCAACGTTTGGCAGAGAGTAACCGGCAGCTTGGGGCGCGGAAGAATACGTTTACTTCATTAGCAGGGAGCGCAGAGACCGAAGCAATCGCGTGCCCGGTGCGGCCCCGGTTCTCACCTGACCCGGCGACCAGGGGGGCAGGGCGGGACGCGGCTCCGTGGCCCAGGCGTCCCGCCTGCCCACGGGTCGGGACTTTGCGAAACGCTGGCGCGGCCCCGGGAGTCTGTTGTATAAAGGCTGACGCGGGCCGCCGTGAGGGTGGCCCTAAAAGGAGTGCTCCCGCAATGAGGATTTCGCATTTTCGGCCGCTTTCGCTGTCCCTGGTGCTGGTGCTGGCCCTTTTCTCCCTGGCGGCGGGGGCCGAAACCCGCTCCCTGCTGGTGCTCCACACCAACGACGTCCACGACCATGTCGCCCCCGGATACAACGGCCGCGGAGGACTGTGCCATGCGGCGGGGCTGGTGGCCGCCGAGCGAGCGAAGCGGGACGACATCCTCCTGCTGGACGGCGGCGACCTGATGGAGAAGGGCGACATGGCCGCCCACCGCACGAAAAGCCGCCTCACCTATGAACTCG contains:
- a CDS encoding bacterioferritin, whose product is MARHEQSVALLNKAVADELSAVHQYMYFHFHCDDQGYDLLANLFKRTAIEEMLHIERIAERILFLKGEVEMVAEHPVSKISGVKEMLELACQMETDSAAAYNRWANECGANADSASKKLFEDLVMDEERHFDQYDTEMDHLKMYGENYLALQSIERSKRTGMGGPMGGAGA